A window from Zingiber officinale cultivar Zhangliang chromosome 7A, Zo_v1.1, whole genome shotgun sequence encodes these proteins:
- the LOC122000953 gene encoding uncharacterized protein LOC122000953 isoform X4 — protein MLTSLYWVYQSRKGYFICHSLHLLRAKIHPQCQKIQVNQKIGLKKGTTGSGESSMHDELDVDIRASIGFGIEKGKNSSVEFESEMLKGKEAVGKIIASSDVSSSEEFETSGLYLSSCQDMQCSLNLSKKVINETCPLDLPGANKPEHHQTSYNDLESQCASNLYSSRKKWDLNFPMEVWDTNLNNLAINHGMNNELKLKDLHQPNDEKIPIQNTQVIANNFGLRLSMVELHQRNMKFTNLEMPVDGATDYVDGLDLQLRLPSRPKLCDKLGVSPLDLSLSLTGNLSDASFTTVKPEPCVNHNQKDTKRHQFSSLNSGVIAQVKSEPCDGSFHVTSQIEDPSLDKEVKHELPEEFQVKSPNLVLGNHPLASLTRLPTALDSNSLCHANILYQPNPTLLSVANTSLDERTCQDLNPSTISDSMIFSKVDSCINQDAKGSSSKPLANVEPILSYVKGCTAEDRVICVTVGKDSSQRNEFVESDPKEPSACDGLSSERRAEMNLSGEECTVSKFLANSKIDSGLRKEPIFTGGNQEGMDLSANIQIDQCVVDAEQRGAPEGPKGKGNKVTSHGVGDCEDSERQCANESQCQYKNKLDARVATVSISSEGFPFMTDVHVDTKGKEIQTEGVSAHGAVMCHDKRGTASGLNTDLPKLPVIMELTASSNKPVKTCQGTREKHLGKDNVSQVRSSSIEASPATAKNKNEYVKNKTEYVGGGQMSTKAISVAMKHPILREGESNVNSPATKHVYNPFKHSHIKHDDSRFKYREGNKVTSPSTKSFGYRNATSARSVPDGTEKERLIDDNEKHVNLYSQGRRHSKFETNNHDQTIGQRESDYMNNRRNYNHHFTRDPDIQHGPGHSNPRKSRYMRHNEETVPFIAPPNGSTHRSLRRMTDYPNGSTHRSLRRMTDYPQDRLFPSWRQPQGPREQPSGRRQIKDTDTNRIVGREIPDYVICEDKITSLPGEIADNLLHSHSNLHYERTDNDFLLRGSSVSPTRSPVRLYRSCSPIQWLSPGRVPGMYIDDDADLTTDGPSLDRVEMVRNHLEDEITSRHALLRRPQFQPDMREMHLARELDLARAGRALRNRRYEMRLAENTEYDTEYLEPSYSVDELVDSRDYDDRHGLVQTRHITSGVDPSRVFPDDVHCPRSREYNDRQGFVQERPRHMPSTEDDNLAPFGDAYPRSTKFFPDSEMNHVGGSSRNFRDHVRNRLGPAGANRLKNKLEEKEDYRYHRKQRWCDDGASGNARLKRRKS, from the exons ATGCTGACGAGCCTATATTGGGTATACCAATCAAGAAAAGGCTATTTCATATGTCACAGTCTTCATCTTCTACGTGCCAAAATACACCCACAGTGCCAAAAAATTCAA GTTAATCAAAAAATAGGGCTCAAGAAAGGCACCACTGGAAGTGGAGAATCAAGTATGCATGACGAGTTGGATGTAGACATAAGGGCATCAATAGGCTTTGGTATAGAGAAAGGGAAGAATTCATCAGTGGAATTTGAATCTGAGATGCTCAAAGGTAAAGAAGCTGTTGGGAAGATAATTGCTTCAAGTGATGTATCTTCATCTGAAGAATTTGAAACGTCAGGTTTGTATCTATCATCATGTCAGGATATGCAATGTAGCCTGAACTTGTCAAAGAAAGTGATAAATGAAACGTGTCCATTGGATCTCCCTGGGGCCAATAAGCCGGAACATCATCAAACCAGTTACAACGATTTGGAATCACAATGTGCTTCTAATCTTTACTCGAGTAGAAAAAAGTGGGATTTGAATTTTCCAATGGAAGTGTGGGATACCAATTTGAATAATTTAGCTATTAATCATGGGATGAACAATGAGTTAAAGCTGAAGGACTTGCATCAACCAAACGATGAGAAAATTCCCATCCAAAATACTCAAGTGATTGCAAACAATTTTGGATTACGATTATCAATGGTTGAGTTGCATCAACGCAACATGAAGTTTACCAATTTGGAAATGCCTGTGGATGGAGCTACAGACTATGTAGATGGTTTAGATTTACAACTTCGGCTACCTAGCAGACCAAAGTTGTGTGACAAGTTAGGAGTATCTCCTCTTGATCTAAGTTTGTCCTTGACAGGTAATCTTTCAGATGCTTCTTTTACAACTGTGAAGCCTGAACCATGTGTGAACCATAATCAGAAAGACACCAAAAGACATCAATTTAGTAGTTTAAACTCAGGTGTTATTGCACAAGTGAAATCTGAACCATGTGATGGAAGTTTCCATGTAACTTCTCAGATTGAGGACCCATCACTAGATAAAGAGGTCAAACATGAACTGCCTGAAGAATTTCAGGTGAAGTCTCCAAATTTGGTCTTAGGTAATCACCCGTTAGCCTCTTTGACACGACTGCCAACAGCTTTGGATTCTAATTCTTTGTGTCATGCAAATATTCTTTATCAACCTAATCCAACTTTGCTTAGTGTTGCAAACACAAGCTTGGATGAAAGAACTTGTCAAGACTTAAATCCTTCTACAATATCAGATTCTATGATATTTTCTAAAGTTGACAGCTGCATTAACCAAGATGCAAAAGGAAGTTCTAGCAAACCATTGGCTAATGTTGAGCCCATCCTTTCTTATGTGAAAGGATGTACTGCAGAAGATAGAGTAATTTGTGTAACTGTTGGCAAGGATTCTTCCCAGCGTAATGAGTTTGTGGAATCTGATCCTAAAGAACCCAGTGCCTGTGATGGATTATCATCTGAAAGAAGAGCTGAAATGAACTTGTCAGGCGAAGAATGCACTGTGTCAAAATTCTTGGCCAATAGCAAAATTGATTCTGGTCTTAGAAAAGAACCTATATTCACTGGTGGGAATCAGGAAGGCATGGACTTATCTGCTAACATTCAGATAGATCAATGTGTTGTTGATGCTGAACAGCGTGGTGCTCCTGAAGGTCCAAAGGGCAAAGGAAATAAGGTTACCAGCCATGGAGTTGGTGATTGTGAAGATAGTGAGCGACAATGTGCAAACGAGAGCCAATGCCAGTATAAAAATAAATTGGATGCTAGAGTTGCTACCGTTTCCATCAGTTCTGAAGGTTTTCCTTTCATGACAGATGTGCATGTGGATACGAAAGGCAAGGAAATACAAACTGAAGGGGTAAGTGCTCATGGTGCTGTGATGTGCCATGATAAAAGGGGGACAGCCAGTGGCTTAAACACAGACTTGCCTAAATTGCCAGTTATAATGGAGTTGACTGCTTCCAGTAACAAGCCTGTTAAAACTTGTCAGGGAACAAGAGAGAAACACCTTGGAAAGGACAATGTGTCTCAAGTGAGGTCAAGCTCAATCGAGGCATCTCCTGCAACTGCAAAAAACAAGAATGAATATGTAAAAAACAAAACTGAATATGTAGGCGGAGGGCAGATGAGCACAAAAGCTATTAGCGTAGCAATGAAGCATCCAATACTACGAGAGGGGGAATCCAATGTTAATAGTCCAGCAACTAAGCATGTTTATAACCCATTCAAACATAGTCACATTAAGCATGACGACAGCAGGTTCAAGTATAGAGAGGGAAACAAGGTAACTTCGCCTTCAACTAAGTCATTTGGTTACAGGAATGCTACTTCTGCTAGGTCAGTTCCTGATGGTACGGAGAAAGAAAGGTTGATTGATGATAACGAGAAACATGTCAATTTATATTCTCAAGGGAGAAG GCATTCAAAATTCGAAACTAACAATCATGATCAGACAATTGGCCAACGTGAATCTGATTACATGAACAATCGAAGGAACTATAATCATCATTTTACTCGGGATCCTGACATCCAGCATGGACCAGGACATAGTAATCCCAGAAAATCACGATATATGAGGCATAATGAAGAGACGGTTCCATTTATTGCTCCTCCAAATGGTAGCACCCATAGATCATTGAGAAGGATGACAGACTATCCAAATGGTAGCACCCATAGATCATTGAGAAGGATGACAGACTATCCACAGGATCGTCTTTTTCCATCTTGGAGGCAACCCCAAGGGCCTCGAGAGCAACCGAGTGGTAGACGCCAAATAAAAGACACTGACACCAACAGGATTGTTGGGAGAGAAATTCCTGATTATGTGATTTGCGAGGATAAAATCACAAGTTTACCTGGTGAAATAGCAGATAATTTGCTACATTCACACTCAAATTTGCATTATGAACGAACTGATAATGACTTTCTGTTGAGGGGCAGTAGCGTTTCTCCAACCAGATCTCCAGTGCGTTTGTATCGATCATGCTCACCCATTCAATGGTTGTCACCTGGGAGAGTACCTGGAATGTACATTGATGATGATGCAGATTTAACAACAGATGGACCTTCACTTGATAGAGTTGAGATGGTTAGGAATCATCTGGAAGATGAGATAACGAGTAGGCATGCTTTACTTCGACGCCCTCAGTTTCAACCTGACATGAGAGAGATGCATTTGGCTAGAGAACTTGATTTAGCTAGGGCTGGTAGAGCTTTGAGGAATAGAAGATATGAGATGAGACTAGCTGAAAATACCGAGTATGATACAGAGTATCTGGAACCTTCATACTCTGTGGACGAATTAGTTGATAGCAGGGACTATGATGACAGGCATGGACTTGTACAAACACGTCATATTACTAGTGGTGTTGATCCCAGCCGTGTTTTTCCTGATGATGTTCATTGTCCGAGATCAAGAGAATATAATGACAGGCAGGGATTCGTACAAGAACGACCGCGTCACATGCCTAGCACTGAGGATGATAATCTTGCTCCTTTTGGTGATGCATATCCTAGATCGACAAAGTTTTTCCCTGACAGTGAAATGAATCATGTCGGGGGCAGCTCCCGAAACTTCCGCGATCATGTAAGGAATCGACTCGGACCTGCTGGAGCTAACAGATTAAAGAACAAGTTGGAAGAGAAAGAAGATTACAGATACCACCGCAAACAGCGATGGTGTGATGATGGTGCTTCCGGTAATGCGAGGTTGAAAAGGAGAAAGAGCTAG